One window of the Megalops cyprinoides isolate fMegCyp1 chromosome 2, fMegCyp1.pri, whole genome shotgun sequence genome contains the following:
- the LOC118772598 gene encoding cohesin subunit SA-1-like — translation MITSELPVLQDSANEMGGAETVSLSVSVSELEDSGEVKAKKKRGRPGRPPSANKKPRKAPMEKSQPGPPRGRKPNGVSQQNGEGDPITLFEVVKLGKSAMQSVVDDWIESYKQDRDIALLDLINFFIQCSGCKGTVRIEMFRNMQNAEIIRKMTEEFDEDSGDYPLTMPGPQWKKFRYNFCEFIGVLIRQCQYSIIYDEYMMDTVISLLTGLSDSQVRAFRHTSTLAAMKLMTALVNVALNLSIHQDNTQRQYEAERNKMVGKRANEKLELLLEKRKELQENQDEIENMMNSIFKGIFVHRYRDAIAEIRAVCIEEIGVWMKMYSDAFLNDSYLKYVGWTLHDRQGEVRLKCLKALQNLYTNRELFPKLELFTNRFKDRIVSMTLDKEYDVAVEAIRLVTLILQGSEDALSNEDCENVYHLVYSAHRPVAVAAGEFLHRKLFSRHDPQAEEALARRRGRNSPNGNLIRMLVLFFLESELHEHAAYLVDSLWESSQELLKDWECMTELLLEEPLQGEEVLADRQESALIELMVCTIRQAAEAHPPIGRGTGKRVLTAKERKTQMDDRNKLTEHFIMALPLLLSKYQADSEKVANLLQIPQYFDLDVYSAARMEKHLDALLKQIKFVVEKHTDMEVLEACSRAYSILSSEEYPIMNRVDIARSQLIDELADRFGMSVQDLLQEGEEADDDDIYNVLSTLKRLTAFHNTHDLTRWDLFGNCYRLLKIGIEQGSMPEQIAVQALQCSHFSILWQLVRITEGSPSKDDLIALRRVVKSFLAVCQQCLSNVNTPVKEQAFMLLCDLLMIFSHQLTTGGREGLQPLVFNPDAGLQNELLSFVLDHVFIDQDEENQSMVEGDEEDEANKIEALHKRRNLLAAFSKLIIYDIVDMPAAADIFKHYMKYYNDYGDIIKETLSKTRQMDKILCAKTLILSLQQLFNELMQDQGPNLDRTSSHVSGIKELARRFALTFGLDQIKTREAVATLHKDGIEFAFKYQNPKGPDFPPPNLAFLEVLCEFSSKLLRQDKKTVHSYLEKFMTEQMVERREDVWLPLISYRNSLLTGGDEDRLSVTSGSSSSKAGSVRSKKGRPPLHKKRIEAEESMEGSWMMRNDTLATPGALHAPQLTSTVLRENPRQASQQLPDQDSEPSSEPDYMNNPQMQMSWLGQQKMEEASRKDRAGMNYIKARSSGVRQTVRGLMEDDAEPIFEDVMMSSRGQLEDMNEEFEDTMVIDLPPSRNRRERAELRPDFFDSAAIIEDDSGFGMQMF, via the exons ATGATTACCTCAGAGCTGCCGGTTCTGCA ggACTCCGCTAACGAGATGGGCGGGGCCGAGACGGTCAGCCTGAGTGTCAGCGTCAGTGAGCTGGAGGACAGCGGGGAGGTCAAGGCCAAGAAGAAGAGGGGGAGACCAGGGAGGCCGCCG TCAGCCAATAAGAAGCCTCGGAAGGCGCCGATGGAGAAGAGCCAGCCGGGCCCCCCCCGCGGGAGGAAGCCGAACGGCGTGAGCCAGCAGAACGGGGAGGGCGACCCCATCACCCTGTTCGAGGTGGTGAAGCTGGGGAAGAGCGCCATGCAG TCCGTTGTGGATGACTGGATTGAGTCGTACAAGCAGGACAGAGACATCGCCCTGCTGGACCTCATCAACTTCTTCATCCAGTGTTCCGGGTGTAAAG GCACAGTGAGAATCGAGATGTTCCGCAACATGCAGAACGCGGAGATTATcaggaaaatgacagaggagTTTGACGAG GACAGCGGAGATTACCCCCTCACCATGCCGGGCCCCCAGTGGAAGAAGTTCCGCTACAACTTCTGCGAGTTCATTGGGGTTCTGATCCGGCAGTGCCAGTACAGCATCATCTACGACGAGTACATGATGGACACGGTCATCTCGCTGCTCACCGGCCTCTCCGACTCGCAGGTCCGGGCCTTCAGACACACCAGCACCCtggcag CTATGAAGCTGATGACGGCTCTGGTGAACGTGGCCTTGAACCTGAGCATCCACCAGGACAACACGCAGAGGCAGTACGAGGCCGAGAGGAACAAGATGGTGGGGAAGAGAGCCAATGagaagctggagctgctgctggagaagaggaaggag CTTCAGGAGAACCAGGATGAAATCGAGAACATGATGAACTCCATCTTCAAGGGCATTTTCGTTCACCGCTACAG AGACGCCATCGCGGAGATCAGGGCCGTCTGCATTGAGGAGATCGGCGTGTGGATGAAGATGTACAGCGACGCCTTCCTGAACGACAGCTACCTGAAGTACGTGGGCTGGACACTGCACGACCGG CAAGGGGAGGTCCGTCTCAAGTGTCTGAAAGCGCTTCAGAACCTCTACACCAACCGGGAGCTCTTCCCCAAGCTGGAGCTCTTCACCAACCGCTTCAAG GACCGCATCGTGTCCATGACGCTGGACAAGGAGTACGACGTGGCGGTGGAAGCCATTCGGCTGGTGACACTAATCCTCCA GGGGAGTGAGGATGCCCTCTCTAACGAGGACTGCGAGAACGTTTACCATCTGGTGTACTCCGCCCACCGGCCTGTGGCGGTCGCCGCGGGAGAATTCCTTCACcgcaa GTTGTTCAGCCGGCACGACCCACAGGCAGAGGAGGCCTTGgccaggaggagggggaggaacaGCCCAAACGGGAACCTTATCCGAATGCTGGTGCTCTTCTTCCTAGAGAGCGAG CTGCACGAGCACGCAGCCTACCTGGTGGACAGCCTGTGGGAGAGCTcccaggagctgctgaaggactGGGAGTGCAtgacagagctgctgctggaggaacccctgcagggagaggagg TGCTGGCGGACCGGCAGGAGAGCGCTCTCATCGAGCTGATGGTGTGCACCATCCGGCAGGCGGCCGAGGCGCACCCCCCCATCGGCAGGGGAACGGGGAAGAGG gtCCTAACGGCCAAAGAGAGGAAGACGCAGATGGATGACAGAAACAAGCTGACGGAGCACTTTATCATGGCCCTGCCGTTGCTGCTGTCCAAG TACCAGGCGGACTCGGAGAAAGTGGCCAACCTGCTGCAGATCCCGCAGTACTTCGACCTGGATGTGTACAGCGCCGCCCGCATGGAGAAG CACCTGGACGCCCTGCTGAAGCAGATAAAGTTTGTGGTGGAGAAGCACACGGACATGGAGGTGCTGGAGGCGTGCAGCCGGGCCTACAGCATCCTGAGCAGCGAGGAGTACCCCATCATGAACCGCGTGGACATCGCCCGCAGCCAGCTGATCGACGAGCTGGCCGACCGCTTCGGCATGTCCGTGCAGGACCTGCTGCAGGAG GGGGAAGAGGCGGACGATGACGATATCTACAACGTTCTCTCCACCCTCAAGAGGCTGACGGCCTTCCACAA CACGCACGACCTGACGAGGTGGGACTTGTTTGGGAACTGCTACAGGCTGCTGAAGATTGGAATAGAGCAGGGATCGATGCCAGAGCAG attGCGGTCCAGGCTCTGCAGTGCTCACACTTCTCCATCCTGTGGCAGCTGGTCAGGATTACTGAAGGCTCCCCATCGAAG GATGACCTCATCGCTCTGAGGAGGGTAGTCAAGTCCTTCCTGGCTGTATGTCAGCAGTGCTTGTCGAACGTCAACACTCCGGTCAAAGAGCAG gCCTTCATGCTGCTGTGTGACCTCCTCATGATCTTCAGCCACCAGCTGACCACAGGGGGCCGGGAGGGCCTGCAGCCGCTGGTCTTCAACCCCGACGCGGGGCTTCAGAACGAGCTGCTCAGCTTCGTCCTGGACCACGTCTTCATCGACCAGGACGAGGAGAACCAGAGCATGG TGGAGGGAGACGAGGAGGACGAGGCGAATAAGATCGAGGCCTTGCACAAGCGGAGGAACCTGCTGGCTGCCTTCAGCAAGCTCATCATCTACGACATCGTGGACATGCCCGCCGCCGCCGACATCTTCAAACACTACATGAAG TACTACAATGACTATGGTGACATCATCAAGGAGACGCTGAGTAAGACCCGACAGATGGACAAGATCCTGTGCGCCAAGACCCTGATCCTCAGCTTACAGCAG CTCTTTAACGAGCTCATGCAGGACCAGGGGCCCAACCTGGACCGCACCTCGTCCCACGTCAGCGGCATCAAGGAGCTGGCCCGCCGCTTCGCCCTCACCTTCGGCCTGGACCAGATCAAGACCCGGGAGGCGGTCGCCACGCTGCACAA GGACGGCATCGAGTTCGCCTTCAAATACCAAAACCCTAAAGGGCCGGACTTCCCCCCTCCAAACCTGGCCTTCCTGGAGGTGCTGTGCGAGTTCTCCTCCAAACTGCTGCGTCAGGATAAGAAGACAGT CCACTCGTACCTGGAGAAGTTCATGACGGAGCAGATGGTGGAGCGGCGTGAGGATGTGTGGCTGCCGCTCATCTCCTACAGGAACTCCCTGCTGACGGGCGGCGACGAGGACCGGCTGTCCGTCaccagcggcagcagcagcagcaaggcCGGCTCCGTGCGCAGCAAGAAGGGCCGGCCACCTCTGCACAAGAAGAGGATAGAGG CCGAGGAGAGCATGGAGGGCTCGTGGATGATGCGGAACGACACCCTGGCCACGCCAGGGGCGCTGCACGCCCCCCAGCTCACCTCCACCGTCCTGAGGGAGAACCCCCGCCAGGCCTCGCAGCAGCTGCCCGACCAGGACTCCGAGCCCAGCTCCGAGCCCGACTACATGAACAA CCCCCAGATGCAGATGTCCTGGCTCGGGCAGCAGAAGATGGAGGAGGCCAGCAGGAAGGACAGAGCCGGCATGAACTACATAAAGGCCAGGAGCAGCGGAgtcagacagactgt CCGGGGTCTGATGGAGGATGACGCGGAGCCCATCTTCGAGGACGTGATGATGTCATCCCGGGGCCAGCTGGAGGACATGAACGAGGAGTTCGAGGACACCATGGTCATCGATCTG CCACCTTCCAGAAACAGGCGAGAACGAGCAGAGCTGAGACCGGACTTCTTCGACTCGGCGGCCATTATCGAGGACGACTCG